Proteins from one Choloepus didactylus isolate mChoDid1 chromosome 4, mChoDid1.pri, whole genome shotgun sequence genomic window:
- the PGF gene encoding placenta growth factor isoform X1, which yields MPAMKLITCFLQLLVGLVLSAVHPQHRVSSARNSSSEVEVVPFQEVWGRSYCRPLERLVDITSEYPSETEFLFSPSCVPLLRCTGCCGDEGLQCVPTEIVNVTMQILKIRLGEQPSFVELGFSQHIRCECRPLWEKIKPERRRPKGREKKKQEKQRPKDPNSLTTLVHLRGASLLPAPRHQEIISSSGSGADASPEHLTALPLRELRHTPHPTLPPQHPDPSIDGRKELIKKSEQKSSQAGQPPSAPCPRTAVFKRFIRESPKRISQNPVLPSSF from the exons ATGCCTGCCATGAAGCTGATCACTTGCTTCCTGCAGCTCCTCGTTGGGCTGGTGCTGTctgctgtgcacccccag CACCGGGTCTCGTCTGCTCGGAACAGCTCATCAGAGGTAGAAG TGGTGCCCTTCCAGGAGGTATGGGGCCGCAGCTACTGCCGGCCGCTGGAGAGGCTGGTGGATATCACGTCCGAGTACCCCAGTGAGACGGAGTTCTTGTTCAGCCCATCCTGTGTCCCCCTGCTGCGCTGCACCGGCTGCTGTGGTGACGAGGGTCTGCAGTGTGTGCCCACAGAGATTGTCAATGTCACCATGCAG ATCCTGAAGATCCGCCTTGGGGAGCAGCCCTCCTTCGTGGAGCTGGGCTTCTCCCAGCACATACGCTGTGAGTGCAG GCCTCTGTGGGAGAAGATAAAGCCAGAAAG GAGGCGGCCCAAGGGCAGGGAGAAGAAGAAGCAAGAGAAGCAGAGACCCAAAGACCC TAATTCACTCACAACGCTGGTTCACCTTCGGGGCGCAAGCCTCCTCCCAGCTCCAAGGCATCAAGAAATCATTTCAAGCTCTGGGAGTGGAGCTGATGCAAGCCCCGAACACCTCACAGCCCTGCCCCTCCGAGAACTGAgacacaccccacaccccactctCCCACCCCAGCACCCTGACCCAAGCATCGATGGGAGGAAGGAGCTAATAAAGAAGTCAGAGCAGAAGTCAAGCCAGGCCGGGCAGCCTCCATCGGCTCCGTGTCCCAGGACAGCAGTCTTCAAACGGTTTATCCGGGAATCTCCTAAAAGGATTTCGCAAAACCCTGTGCTCCCTTCCTCATTTTAA
- the PGF gene encoding placenta growth factor isoform X2, protein MPAMKLITCFLQLLVGLVLSAVHPQHRVSSARNSSSEVEVVPFQEVWGRSYCRPLERLVDITSEYPSETEFLFSPSCVPLLRCTGCCGDEGLQCVPTEIVNVTMQILKIRLGEQPSFVELGFSQHIRCECRPLWEKIKPERRRPKGREKKKQEKQRPKDPCGNAVPRR, encoded by the exons ATGCCTGCCATGAAGCTGATCACTTGCTTCCTGCAGCTCCTCGTTGGGCTGGTGCTGTctgctgtgcacccccag CACCGGGTCTCGTCTGCTCGGAACAGCTCATCAGAGGTAGAAG TGGTGCCCTTCCAGGAGGTATGGGGCCGCAGCTACTGCCGGCCGCTGGAGAGGCTGGTGGATATCACGTCCGAGTACCCCAGTGAGACGGAGTTCTTGTTCAGCCCATCCTGTGTCCCCCTGCTGCGCTGCACCGGCTGCTGTGGTGACGAGGGTCTGCAGTGTGTGCCCACAGAGATTGTCAATGTCACCATGCAG ATCCTGAAGATCCGCCTTGGGGAGCAGCCCTCCTTCGTGGAGCTGGGCTTCTCCCAGCACATACGCTGTGAGTGCAG GCCTCTGTGGGAGAAGATAAAGCCAGAAAG GAGGCGGCCCAAGGGCAGGGAGAAGAAGAAGCAAGAGAAGCAGAGACCCAAAGACCC GTGTGGCAATGCTGTTCCCCGGAGGTAG